In the Ruminococcus sp. OA3 genome, one interval contains:
- a CDS encoding aldehyde dehydrogenase family protein: protein MEMRDIIDISTNEVIGQAPWYNGEELAKMVDVAFDAQPDWERAPLFERGQILYRYCDLIDENRDEIARLASLEMGKPILQSRAETTYAAEIGRANIEHGKHLYGEVLQDSSEGYENDVVMVRREALGVVVVMLPFNYPAELTLQKVAPALLMGNAVIMKASDKAQLCVKKLVDLAHEAGVPKDVLFYCCGDLEDCRTNLLRNKKVNCLALTGSTAAGAEIMKDAAEDIKDVVLELGGNDPLIVTEECADDPEMLAKAIECLGWGRIIENNGQVCASPKRTLVHRRAHDAFVKALVKFVSSLKRGHATDPEAQLTRLVTEEAAQRVVEQVQHTVGQGATLVYGGKRDGAAMDVTILDNVTVDMDIATDMEVFGPVVPIITFDTDEEAVAIANASKYGLSASVITNDMKKSFYYTEAIEASAVWVNGSSALRHNDQPFGGTKSTGIGNEGGGYSCEEFSRLKTYGFCGVSPKKRLFDHGDGMGDFLGNIRKMVLEELD from the coding sequence ATGGAAATGAGAGACATTATTGACATTTCAACGAACGAAGTGATCGGACAGGCGCCGTGGTACAACGGGGAAGAGCTGGCGAAGATGGTGGACGTCGCATTCGACGCGCAGCCGGACTGGGAGCGTGCACCGCTCTTTGAGAGAGGGCAGATCCTTTACCGGTACTGTGACCTGATCGACGAGAACCGGGATGAGATCGCGAGGCTGGCATCGCTGGAGATGGGAAAACCGATCCTACAGTCCCGGGCGGAGACCACGTATGCCGCAGAGATCGGACGCGCCAACATCGAACACGGGAAACATCTCTACGGTGAAGTCCTGCAGGACAGCTCCGAGGGATATGAGAACGACGTGGTCATGGTCCGCCGGGAGGCGCTCGGCGTTGTCGTCGTGATGCTGCCGTTCAACTACCCTGCAGAGCTGACCCTCCAGAAAGTGGCGCCGGCGCTGCTGATGGGAAATGCGGTCATCATGAAAGCTTCCGACAAGGCACAGCTGTGCGTGAAGAAGCTGGTAGACCTGGCACATGAGGCGGGGGTACCAAAAGACGTCCTGTTCTACTGCTGCGGGGACCTTGAGGACTGCAGGACGAACCTGCTGAGGAACAAGAAGGTCAACTGCCTGGCACTGACGGGAAGCACGGCGGCAGGTGCAGAGATCATGAAGGATGCGGCAGAGGACATCAAAGATGTTGTGCTGGAGCTTGGCGGAAACGACCCGCTGATCGTGACGGAGGAATGTGCAGACGATCCGGAGATGCTGGCAAAAGCGATCGAATGCCTCGGATGGGGACGGATCATCGAGAACAACGGCCAGGTATGCGCCTCCCCGAAACGGACGCTGGTACATAGACGTGCGCACGATGCATTCGTAAAAGCGCTGGTGAAATTCGTGAGTTCCCTGAAGAGGGGCCATGCGACAGACCCGGAGGCACAGCTGACAAGGCTGGTGACAGAGGAAGCAGCACAGAGAGTGGTGGAGCAGGTCCAGCATACGGTAGGCCAGGGGGCGACACTGGTGTACGGAGGGAAGCGTGACGGTGCGGCGATGGATGTGACGATCCTGGACAACGTGACGGTGGACATGGACATTGCGACGGATATGGAAGTGTTCGGGCCGGTAGTGCCGATCATCACATTTGATACGGATGAAGAGGCGGTTGCGATCGCAAACGCATCGAAATACGGCCTGAGTGCATCTGTGATCACAAATGATATGAAGAAAAGCTTCTACTACACGGAAGCGATCGAGGCATCGGCGGTATGGGTAAACGGTTCATCCGCACTGCGCCACAATGACCAGCCGTTCGGGGGAACGAAGAGTACGGGAATCGGAAACGAGGGAGGCGGTTACTCCTGTGAGGAATTCAGCCGTCTGAAGACGTACGGGTTCTGCGGGGTGTCCCCGAAGAAGCGCCTGTTTGACCACGGCGACGGAATGGGAGATTTCCTCGGGAACATCCGCAAGATGGTCCTGGAAGAGCTTGACTGA
- a CDS encoding Glu/Leu/Phe/Val dehydrogenase produces the protein MAEKYNPFDNVLAAVDNAASILGYKEKEYAALKHPERELKVSIPMVMDDGNVRVFDAYRVQHSTSRGPAKGGIRFHQNVNQDEVKALAAWMSFKCAVVNVPYGGGKGGVVVQPNELSEHELHELTRKYTTAIAPIIGPEEDIPAPDVGTTPQIMAWFMDTYSSLQGHSVLNCVTGKPIGLGGILGRGDATGRGVMITVKNILHKMNKPLQGAKVAIQGMGNVGSATARFLSAEGMKVVAVSDVSCGLYKADGLNIPAILEYLSKDRKNLLKDYTEEGAKIIDNGELLETEVDVLIPAAMENMINEDNADRIKAPVIVEAANGPVTKEADEILEKMGIIVVPDILANAGGVVVSYFEWVQNTQAFCWTEDQVIYQLKSMMDDAFESVWSIAKDNNVTLRTGAYLIAVKRVVEAQNGRGLYV, from the coding sequence GTGGCAGAGAAATATAATCCGTTTGACAATGTCCTGGCAGCAGTTGACAATGCAGCATCGATTCTTGGATATAAGGAGAAAGAGTACGCGGCTTTAAAGCATCCGGAAAGAGAGCTGAAGGTTTCCATCCCCATGGTGATGGATGACGGAAACGTCCGTGTATTTGACGCGTACCGTGTACAGCACTCCACATCCAGAGGTCCTGCGAAAGGAGGAATCCGTTTCCACCAGAATGTAAACCAGGATGAGGTGAAAGCACTCGCGGCATGGATGTCATTCAAGTGTGCAGTCGTTAATGTACCTTATGGAGGCGGCAAGGGAGGAGTCGTAGTTCAGCCGAACGAACTGTCTGAGCATGAGCTGCATGAGCTGACAAGGAAATATACGACAGCGATTGCTCCGATTATCGGACCGGAAGAAGATATCCCGGCGCCGGATGTGGGAACAACGCCGCAGATCATGGCATGGTTCATGGATACATACAGCTCTCTCCAGGGACACAGTGTACTAAACTGCGTGACAGGAAAGCCGATTGGTCTCGGGGGAATCCTCGGAAGAGGGGATGCCACAGGACGCGGAGTTATGATCACCGTAAAAAATATCCTGCATAAGATGAACAAACCGCTCCAGGGTGCAAAAGTTGCAATCCAGGGGATGGGGAATGTGGGAAGCGCGACGGCCAGATTTCTCTCCGCTGAGGGAATGAAGGTAGTGGCAGTCAGCGATGTGTCGTGCGGGCTTTACAAAGCAGACGGGCTTAACATCCCGGCAATCCTTGAGTACCTGAGTAAAGACAGAAAAAATCTGCTGAAGGATTACACAGAAGAAGGAGCAAAGATCATCGACAACGGAGAACTGCTGGAGACAGAGGTTGACGTGCTGATACCGGCGGCCATGGAGAATATGATCAATGAGGACAATGCAGACAGGATTAAAGCGCCGGTTATCGTGGAGGCAGCGAACGGCCCGGTAACCAAAGAGGCAGATGAGATTCTTGAAAAAATGGGGATCATCGTTGTGCCGGATATCCTGGCAAATGCCGGCGGAGTGGTAGTATCCTACTTTGAATGGGTACAGAATACACAGGCATTCTGCTGGACGGAGGATCAGGTGATCTATCAGCTGAAGTCGATGATGGATGATGCATTTGAGAGCGTATGGAGTATTGCAAAAGACAATAATGTGACACTGAGGACAGGGGCTTATCTGATCGCAGTGAAAAGAGTTGTAGAGGCACAGAACGGACGCGGACTCTATGTCTGA
- a CDS encoding aldehyde dehydrogenase family protein translates to MEMRDIIDISTNEVIGQAPWYNGEELAKMVDIAFDAQPDWERAPLFERGQILYRYCDLIDENRDEIARLASLEMGKPILQSRAETTYAAEIGRANIEHGKHLYGEVLQDSSEGYENDVVMVRREALGVVVVMLPFNYPAELTLQKVAPALLMGNAVIMKASDKAQLCVKKLVDLAHEAGVPKDVLFYCCGDLEDCRTNLLRNKKVNCLALTGSTAAGAEIMKDAAEDIKDVVLELGGNDPLIVTEECADDPEMLAKAIECLGWGRIIENNGQVCASPKRTLVHRRAHDAFVKALVKFVSSLKRGHATDPEAQLTRLVTEEAAQRVVEQVQHTVGQGATLVYGGKRDGAAMDVTILDNVTVDMDIATDMEVFGPVVPIITFDTDEEAVAIANASKYGLSASVITNDMKKSFYYTEAIEASAVWVNGSSALRHNDQPFGGTKSTGIGNEGGGYSCEEFSRLKTYGFCGVSPKKRLFDHGDGMGDFLGNIRKMVLEEL, encoded by the coding sequence ATGGAAATGAGAGACATTATTGACATTTCAACGAACGAGGTGATCGGACAGGCGCCGTGGTACAACGGGGAAGAGCTGGCGAAGATGGTGGACATCGCATTCGACGCGCAGCCGGACTGGGAGCGTGCACCGCTCTTTGAGAGAGGGCAGATCCTTTACCGATACTGTGACCTGATCGATGAGAACCGGGATGAGATCGCGAGGCTGGCATCGCTGGAGATGGGAAAACCGATCCTCCAGTCCCGGGCGGAGACCACGTATGCCGCAGAGATCGGACGCGCCAACATCGAACACGGGAAACATCTCTACGGTGAAGTCCTGCAGGACAGCTCCGAGGGATATGAGAACGACGTGGTCATGGTCCGCCGGGAGGCGCTCGGCGTTGTCGTCGTGATGCTGCCGTTCAACTACCCTGCAGAGCTGACCCTCCAGAAAGTGGCGCCGGCGCTGCTGATGGGAAATGCGGTCATCATGAAAGCTTCCGACAAGGCACAGCTGTGCGTGAAGAAGCTGGTAGACCTGGCACATGAGGCGGGGGTACCAAAAGACGTCCTGTTCTACTGCTGCGGGGACCTTGAGGACTGCAGGACGAACCTGCTGAGGAACAAGAAGGTCAACTGCCTGGCACTGACGGGAAGCACGGCGGCAGGTGCAGAGATCATGAAGGATGCGGCAGAGGACATCAAAGATGTTGTGCTGGAGCTCGGCGGAAACGACCCGCTGATCGTGACGGAGGAATGTGCAGACGATCCGGAGATGCTGGCAAAAGCGATCGAATGCCTCGGATGGGGACGGATCATCGAGAACAACGGCCAGGTATGCGCCTCCCCGAAACGGACGCTGGTACATAGACGTGCACACGATGCATTCGTAAAAGCACTGGTGAAATTCGTGAGTTCCCTGAAGAGGGGCCATGCGACAGACCCGGAGGCACAGCTGACAAGGCTGGTGACAGAGGAAGCAGCACAGAGAGTGGTGGAACAGGTCCAGCATACGGTAGGCCAGGGGGCGACACTGGTGTACGGAGGGAAGCGTGACGGTGCGGCGATGGATGTGACGATCCTGGACAACGTGACGGTGGACATGGACATTGCGACGGATATGGAAGTGTTCGGGCCGGTAGTGCCGATCATCACATTTGATACGGATGAAGAGGCGGTTGCGATCGCAAACGCATCGAAATACGGCCTGAGTGCATCTGTGATCACAAATGATATGAAGAAAAGCTTCTACTACACGGAAGCGATCGAGGCATCGGCGGTATGGGTAAACGGTTCATCCGCACTGCGCCACAATGACCAGCCGTTCGGGGGAACGAAGAGTACGGGAATCGGAAACGAGGGAGGCGGTTACTCCTGTGAGGAATTCAGCCGTCTGAAGACGTACGGGTTCTGCGGGGTGTCCCCGAAGAAGCGCCTGTTTGACCACGGCGACGGAATGGGAGATTTCCTCGGGAACATCCGCAAGATGGTTCTGGAAGAGCTTTAA
- a CDS encoding PEP/pyruvate-binding domain-containing protein, which produces MSSATEDINGLLLCDECFTNIVWQVTEQTEFWQALSGLLATAAEEGKKILYIRFSEKPVLPEIPDQVTTVDIPLTHQFETFTADVYRTIRHQKEKMLFILDPLSELQAAWNTDLMMKNFFCVISSAVQQKKGMAFYVLTRGRHSSRTISEIRRMTDVMLDLYSDFRYLYLRPQKTGKYTSGTIFMPHIYDTEKRRFFPVRDGILASHFQRALNLGSGRGHTRNIDSWDRFFENTRRDFESGQEITEACGRMCRIMMSRDPHMQKLIRKNYKPEDYFFVSEHMIGTGLIGGKACGMLTARKLIENKRPDIYEKLEPHDSFFIGADIFYSYIVENHLWELHMCQKNPEHYFELGDRLAEGLKHGSFSRDFEEEICRMLEYYGQSPVIVRSSSLLEDGFGNAFAGKYESVFCANVGSMEERLQEFEDAIRVVYASTMSRSALDYRLRRGLDQKDEQMALLVQRVSGSHYGHYFMPCAAGVGYSFSAYRFLETLNPEAGMLRLVMGLGTAAVDRTEGSYPRLVSLDKPSAPAYKDLSDHHSHSQRIVEVIDKNTRAVERVLQNQIEDALPEYMKRILLEHDTDAERMMRERGMNRDITFISCRGIVQNTGLMKDMKEILSLLQQGYGQAVDIEFTINLSEEGEYIINLLQCRPLQAFGDQGAAGSRRVFREEEILLDCRHTSMGNSQHTVIDAIVYVDPVKYYRMPYHEKTKVARIIGDVNWHYRDREEKLLLMVPGRVGTSSPELGVPTVFSDISGFCAVFELAESKAGYQPELSYGSHIFQDLVENEILYTAVFEDKRTVVFHPERLAALKNHIFKIVPGIGGCEDIVSLYLPGTSKCKCTLYHDMSCERTVLYMDTSGSP; this is translated from the coding sequence ATGAGTAGTGCAACAGAAGATATTAACGGACTGCTGCTTTGCGATGAATGTTTTACTAATATTGTCTGGCAGGTTACAGAGCAGACGGAGTTTTGGCAGGCACTGTCCGGTCTGCTTGCTACTGCGGCAGAAGAAGGAAAGAAAATCCTGTATATCCGTTTCTCAGAGAAACCCGTTCTGCCGGAAATCCCTGATCAGGTGACAACAGTAGATATTCCCCTGACACACCAGTTTGAGACTTTTACGGCAGATGTATACCGTACCATTCGGCATCAGAAAGAAAAGATGCTGTTTATCCTGGACCCGCTTTCTGAACTCCAGGCTGCATGGAATACAGATTTGATGATGAAAAACTTTTTCTGTGTGATCTCATCAGCTGTACAGCAGAAGAAAGGAATGGCTTTTTATGTGCTGACCCGCGGCAGGCATTCGTCACGTACAATATCGGAAATCAGAAGAATGACGGATGTTATGCTGGACCTGTATTCAGATTTCCGGTACTTATACCTGCGGCCGCAGAAAACTGGTAAATACACATCGGGAACTATATTCATGCCCCATATATATGACACCGAAAAAAGAAGGTTTTTTCCTGTCAGAGACGGAATACTGGCAAGTCATTTTCAGAGGGCGCTGAATTTGGGAAGCGGTAGAGGCCATACGCGAAACATTGATTCCTGGGATCGTTTCTTTGAAAATACACGGCGTGATTTTGAGAGCGGTCAGGAGATTACGGAGGCGTGCGGCCGCATGTGCCGCATTATGATGAGCCGTGATCCCCATATGCAGAAGCTGATCAGGAAAAATTATAAACCGGAAGATTATTTTTTTGTCAGTGAGCATATGATCGGGACAGGGCTGATCGGAGGAAAGGCATGCGGCATGCTCACTGCCAGAAAGCTGATTGAGAATAAACGGCCCGATATTTATGAAAAGCTGGAGCCTCATGATTCTTTCTTCATCGGAGCGGATATATTCTATTCTTATATTGTGGAAAATCATCTGTGGGAGCTGCACATGTGTCAAAAGAATCCGGAACATTATTTTGAACTGGGGGATCGGCTTGCAGAAGGGCTGAAGCATGGCAGCTTTTCCAGGGATTTTGAAGAGGAAATCTGCAGAATGCTCGAATACTACGGGCAGTCCCCCGTCATTGTGCGTTCCAGCAGTTTGCTGGAAGATGGCTTCGGCAATGCGTTTGCAGGTAAATATGAGTCTGTTTTCTGTGCAAATGTGGGAAGTATGGAGGAGCGGCTGCAGGAATTTGAAGATGCCATCCGGGTCGTATATGCCAGTACCATGAGCCGGTCTGCACTGGATTACCGGCTGCGCCGCGGCCTTGATCAAAAGGATGAGCAGATGGCACTTCTGGTACAGCGGGTCTCCGGCTCTCATTACGGTCATTATTTTATGCCGTGTGCGGCAGGGGTCGGATATTCTTTCAGCGCATACCGTTTTCTGGAAACACTGAATCCAGAAGCCGGAATGCTTCGGCTTGTAATGGGGCTGGGGACTGCGGCCGTAGATCGGACAGAGGGCTCCTACCCGAGACTGGTCAGTCTGGATAAACCTTCGGCGCCTGCATATAAAGATCTTTCTGACCATCACAGTCATTCGCAGAGAATTGTGGAAGTGATTGACAAGAATACGAGGGCGGTGGAAAGGGTTTTGCAGAATCAGATTGAGGATGCACTTCCTGAATATATGAAACGTATCCTGCTGGAGCATGATACAGATGCAGAACGCATGATGCGTGAAAGAGGGATGAATCGCGATATCACATTTATTTCCTGCAGAGGGATTGTACAGAATACAGGACTTATGAAGGATATGAAGGAGATTCTTTCGCTCCTGCAGCAGGGATATGGCCAGGCGGTCGATATTGAGTTCACCATAAATCTTTCAGAAGAAGGAGAATATATCATAAATCTGCTCCAGTGCCGTCCGCTTCAGGCTTTTGGAGACCAGGGAGCGGCAGGATCCAGGCGGGTTTTCAGGGAAGAAGAGATCCTGCTGGACTGCCGGCATACGTCAATGGGAAATTCACAGCATACGGTGATAGACGCCATTGTATATGTTGATCCTGTAAAATATTACAGGATGCCTTATCATGAGAAAACAAAAGTGGCAAGGATCATAGGAGACGTAAACTGGCATTACCGTGACAGAGAGGAAAAACTGCTTCTGATGGTGCCCGGACGAGTGGGGACCTCATCGCCGGAACTGGGGGTGCCGACCGTGTTTTCTGATATCAGCGGATTTTGTGCTGTTTTTGAACTGGCGGAGTCAAAAGCGGGATATCAGCCGGAGCTCTCTTACGGAAGCCATATCTTTCAGGATCTGGTGGAAAATGAGATCTTGTATACAGCGGTATTTGAAGATAAGAGGACAGTGGTGTTTCATCCGGAACGGTTAGCTGCATTGAAAAACCACATTTTTAAAATTGTACCGGGTATCGGCGGCTGCGAAGACATTGTCAGTCTGTATCTGCCAGGAACGTCAAAGTGTAAGTGTACGCTGTATCACGATATGTCGTGCGAGAGGACTGTTTTGTACATGGATACTTCAGGATCACCCTGA
- a CDS encoding excinuclease ABC subunit UvrA: MPEFIKIRGARENNLKNISLDIPKGKIVAFVGVSGSGKTSIVFDTVASESMRQLYETFPPYVRNRMPYYQAPEADEICNLTTAIVIDQKTYGGDVRSTAGTMTDISPMLRILFSRCADHSAGASSAYSFNDPSGMCPVCSGLGRTVRFNMDRVLDMKKSLNEGAIRLPGFQIGTYQWQMYANSGRFDIDKPLKDYTEEELDFFLHGSDLIVEIKNTTGKVWDSSYNLTYEGLLDRIDRLYLNKAKKTAGKAAINLVHDFTDESECPYCHGTRLKPEALDSKIAGYSIWDMGQMEVTELISVLQNIEDPGIERVAEKIVARLKDIDNIGLGYLNLNRAANTLSGGEAQRLKIVRHLGSGLVGITYIFDEPSAGLHPRDIVRLNTLMKQLRDRGNTVLVVEHNRAVIDIADEVIEVGPKAGRGGGSIIFQGNLADLMKADTPTGHWFRDPAAINQNPRKSRNFLELRNCNMNNLKNIDVNIPVHALTAVTGIAGSGKSSLVCGELIRQYQDVIHISQSPIGANSRSNPASYIGIMDDIRREFARASGKGAGWFSFNSRGACPVCRGKGIVMTEMAFMDPVTVACEACGGKRYNDEALSHRYCGKTIAEVLDMTVADAMEFFRTPKITAKLRTLSEVGLDYLTLGQPTSTLSGGECQRIKLAAHLKNKNGIYVMDEPASGLHGIDIRLLMRLLNRLVDNGNTVIVVEHRYDVICQADWIIDMGPSGGTGGGEIIFEGTVRDLLHCENSFTAKYMKREI; this comes from the coding sequence ATGCCTGAATTTATTAAAATTCGCGGAGCAAGAGAGAATAATTTAAAGAATATCAGTCTGGACATTCCAAAGGGAAAGATTGTCGCCTTCGTCGGTGTGTCTGGTTCAGGGAAAACATCAATCGTTTTTGACACTGTTGCATCGGAATCCATGCGGCAGCTCTATGAGACATTTCCGCCGTACGTAAGAAACAGAATGCCGTACTACCAGGCGCCAGAGGCGGATGAGATATGCAATCTGACAACGGCAATCGTGATAGATCAGAAGACATACGGCGGCGACGTACGGTCAACGGCAGGCACGATGACTGATATCAGTCCGATGCTGCGGATCCTCTTTTCACGATGTGCCGACCATTCCGCGGGGGCATCCAGCGCGTATTCCTTTAATGATCCGTCTGGCATGTGCCCCGTATGTTCAGGGCTTGGCAGAACCGTCCGGTTCAACATGGACAGAGTGCTGGACATGAAAAAATCGCTGAACGAGGGGGCGATTCGTCTGCCGGGGTTCCAGATCGGTACTTATCAGTGGCAGATGTATGCGAACAGCGGAAGGTTTGACATTGATAAACCATTAAAGGACTATACCGAAGAGGAACTGGACTTTTTTCTCCACGGATCGGATCTCATCGTCGAGATTAAAAATACCACCGGAAAAGTGTGGGACAGCTCTTACAATCTGACTTACGAGGGGCTCCTGGACCGCATTGACCGTCTGTATCTCAATAAGGCAAAAAAAACAGCCGGCAAAGCCGCGATAAACCTGGTCCATGATTTTACGGATGAGAGTGAGTGTCCGTACTGTCATGGAACAAGACTGAAGCCGGAAGCGCTGGATAGCAAGATTGCCGGATACAGCATCTGGGATATGGGACAGATGGAAGTTACCGAATTGATATCCGTTCTTCAGAATATCGAAGATCCCGGGATTGAAAGAGTGGCGGAGAAGATTGTCGCCCGGCTGAAAGATATCGATAATATCGGGCTGGGCTATCTGAATCTGAACCGAGCTGCCAATACGCTGTCGGGCGGGGAGGCACAGAGACTGAAGATCGTCAGGCATCTGGGCAGCGGCCTTGTAGGCATTACTTATATTTTTGATGAGCCAAGTGCAGGTCTGCATCCGAGAGACATCGTCAGACTGAATACGTTGATGAAGCAGTTGCGGGACCGCGGAAATACGGTGCTCGTTGTGGAACACAACAGGGCGGTCATTGACATTGCTGATGAAGTTATTGAAGTGGGACCCAAAGCCGGACGCGGTGGCGGCAGCATTATTTTTCAGGGAAATCTGGCTGATCTGATGAAGGCGGATACTCCGACCGGACACTGGTTTCGTGACCCCGCAGCCATAAACCAAAATCCGAGAAAAAGCCGGAATTTCCTGGAACTTAGAAACTGCAATATGAATAATCTGAAGAATATTGATGTAAATATACCTGTCCATGCGCTGACGGCGGTCACGGGCATTGCCGGATCGGGGAAAAGTTCGCTGGTGTGCGGCGAGCTGATCAGGCAGTATCAGGATGTGATACATATCAGCCAGTCCCCGATCGGAGCCAACAGCCGGTCTAACCCGGCAAGCTACATCGGCATCATGGATGATATACGGAGGGAGTTTGCCAGGGCCAGCGGCAAAGGCGCCGGATGGTTCAGCTTTAATTCCAGGGGAGCCTGCCCGGTCTGCAGGGGAAAGGGAATCGTAATGACGGAGATGGCGTTCATGGATCCGGTCACTGTTGCCTGCGAGGCATGCGGGGGTAAAAGATATAATGATGAAGCGCTATCCCATAGATATTGCGGTAAGACAATTGCCGAGGTGCTGGATATGACGGTTGCAGATGCGATGGAATTCTTCAGGACGCCCAAGATCACCGCCAAGCTGCGCACACTGAGCGAAGTAGGGCTTGATTATCTGACCCTGGGGCAGCCGACATCGACTTTGTCCGGAGGGGAATGCCAGAGAATCAAGCTGGCGGCACATCTGAAGAATAAAAATGGCATTTATGTCATGGATGAGCCCGCCTCAGGCCTGCACGGCATAGATATCAGACTGCTGATGCGGCTGCTGAACCGTCTGGTTGATAATGGGAACACGGTCATTGTGGTAGAGCACAGATATGATGTAATCTGTCAGGCTGACTGGATCATTGATATGGGACCGTCAGGCGGAACAGGGGGCGGAGAAATTATATTTGAAGGAACCGTCAGAGATCTGCTGCACTGTGAAAACTCATTTACAGCAAAATATATGAAAAGGGAAATTTAA
- a CDS encoding ROK family protein yields MVSWSTPDLKLYNKELIRKEIQNNETCRKSQIAQLTSLSIGTCNTAINEMLRDNEIIKVDQEELIMGRPADRFCYNKDYFHVMGMYLSGEHRCNLIEYAVADALGNENIHESLETEVITYEVIEKIVDEMLTADPLIRSLSIGIPGITSSGVVERCDISTIVGVDLEGQLRRKFHIDVEVRNDMDFIAYGAYHTIYNGSANMAAVFFPSESEGTVGCGFVVNGKVLRGYTKFSGEVSYILEGFGISRKQQAKYWGDRDIFLVYAAQIVLIIIATLDPEEIVLIGNGIHQDEVPVISEFCSKIVSDSHIPKIIATSDYANNYIKGLVRASINRISFPISEPL; encoded by the coding sequence ATGGTATCTTGGAGCACACCGGATCTTAAACTTTACAATAAAGAGCTGATTCGGAAAGAAATTCAGAATAACGAAACATGCAGGAAATCACAGATTGCACAGCTGACCTCACTGAGCATCGGGACGTGCAACACGGCGATCAACGAAATGCTGAGAGACAATGAGATCATTAAGGTCGATCAGGAAGAACTGATCATGGGGCGCCCTGCGGACAGATTCTGTTACAATAAAGATTATTTCCATGTGATGGGAATGTACTTAAGCGGAGAGCACAGATGTAATCTGATTGAATATGCTGTCGCGGACGCGCTTGGAAATGAGAACATACATGAATCTCTCGAGACCGAAGTTATCACGTATGAGGTGATCGAGAAGATTGTAGATGAAATGCTGACTGCTGATCCCCTGATCAGGAGTCTGTCTATTGGAATACCCGGAATCACAAGCAGCGGAGTCGTGGAACGGTGTGATATTTCTACGATTGTCGGAGTGGATCTGGAGGGGCAGCTGCGCAGAAAGTTTCATATCGATGTGGAAGTGCGCAATGACATGGATTTTATTGCGTATGGAGCCTATCATACGATTTACAATGGATCTGCCAATATGGCGGCTGTATTTTTTCCGTCTGAGAGTGAAGGTACGGTAGGCTGCGGGTTTGTGGTAAACGGAAAAGTCCTGAGAGGTTACACTAAGTTTTCCGGAGAAGTTTCTTATATTCTGGAGGGATTCGGCATTTCCAGAAAGCAGCAGGCCAAGTACTGGGGGGACCGGGACATCTTTCTGGTCTACGCAGCGCAGATCGTCCTGATCATCATCGCCACACTGGACCCGGAGGAGATCGTGCTGATAGGCAATGGCATCCACCAGGATGAAGTACCGGTAATCTCAGAGTTCTGCAGTAAGATCGTATCCGACAGTCATATTCCAAAGATCATTGCGACCAGTGACTATGCAAATAATTATATTAAGGGGCTGGTCAGAGCGTCCATCAACAGAATCTCTTTTCCAATTTCCGAGCCGCTTTAA